In a single window of the Diospyros lotus cultivar Yz01 chromosome 10, ASM1463336v1, whole genome shotgun sequence genome:
- the LOC127811350 gene encoding UPF0481 protein At3g47200-like isoform X1, whose product MGKRGEEQLSQRTMDKTTKENKQTIQKSSVEEQTNDEKTIPEWITTKNKIDDNSTDIVNKVLLRILEKAKKYYDDDSFRILLRRLHVNDMSMGNYEPMVVRIGLNKWDTAEADVMESHKLRYTYNFFERTDINLEQFLRANFSAIIVSIMESKLTNNRSNLDDDVLMEMLILDGCFIIELFLKNNDSKKKHSDVLFSSKLLLMALCRDLLLLDNQLPFLVLQILFEKSGLMEKLGQHDGYHPDLIELAFKFLKRILPTKKLDKTLVSDTPTDLQSVVYEGLSWLRLEANNNSNSNNDHDEEDRDDKWDLVKSATELHEFGVEFKMVDTENFIDIKFTKEGVLEIPRILIRYGTAYSINMLLQVENNFFYNINNLDEQKWLSDYLWFMNSLVKSPSDVQLLCHEKIIDNLSELPDDAAIHKFLKDLYASLMISPANFNYIQVCKDLNSHCKRRQNYWMAILKRDYFSSPSTIISFYAASLLLVLTIVQTVFSVASYYKDQGGSRRGG is encoded by the exons ATGGGGAAGAGAGGGGAGGAGCAA TTGTCACAAAGGACAATGGACAAGACTACGAAAGAGAATAAACAAACAATTCAGAAGAGTTCTGTGGAGGAGCAAACAAATGATGAG AAAACAATTCCAGAATGGATCacaactaaaaacaaaatcGATGATAATAGCACT GACATCGTGAATAAGGTGTTGCTCCGTATTCTGGAAAAGGCGAAAAAATACTATGATGATGATTCCTTTCGGATACTTTTGAGGAGACTACATGTCAATGATATGTCTATGGGTAATTATGAACCAATGGTGGTCAGAATTGGTCTAAATAAGTGGGACACAGCCGAGGCAGACGTAATGGAGTCCCATAAACTCCGATAcacgtataatttttttgagcGTACAGATATTAATTTGGAGCAATTCCTAAGGGCCAATTTCTCCGCTATCATTGTTTCAATAATGGAGTCTAAGTTAACCAACAATCGGAGTAACCTTGATGATGATGTGTTGATGGAAATGCTCATTCTTGATGGTTGCTTCATCATCGagttgtttttgaaaaacaatgACTCAAAGAAAAAACACTCTGATGTACTTTTTTCGTCAAAATTGCTTCTGATGGCCTTATGTCGAGACTTGCTTTTATTGGACAACCAACTACCCTTCCTGGTCCTCCAAATCTTGTTCGAAAAAAGTGGGCTTATGGAGAAATTGGGTCAACATGATGGCTACCACCCCGACCTCATCGAATTGGCCTTCAAGTTTCTAAAGCGTATTCTTCCAACCAAAAAACTAGACAAAACACTTGTCAGCGATACCCCTACCGATCTCCAAAGCGTAGTATATGAGGGTTTGAGTTGGTTGAGACTCGAAGctaataataattctaattccAACAATGACCATGATGAGGAAGATAGGGATGATAAATGGGACTTGGTGAAATCCGCAACTGAGCTTCATGAGTTTGGAGTTGAGTTCAAAATGGTGGATACAGAAAATTTCATCGACATAAAGTTTACGAAAGAGGGAGTATTGGAAATCCCACGCATACTCATCCGATATGGCACAGCATATTCCATCAACATGCTACTCCAGGTggagaataattttttctacaatattaataatttggaTGAGCAAAAGTGGCTTAGCGACTACCTATGGTTCATGAACAGCTTGGTGAAATCCCCTAGTGATGTTCAATTACTTTGCCATGAAAAGATCATTGACAACCTATCGGAGCTACCTGATGATGCCGCCATTCAcaagtttttgaaagatttatACGCGTCTCTGATGATCTCTCCTGCTAACTTCAACTACATCCAAGTTTGCAAGGATCTGAATTCGCATTGCAAACGTCGACAAAACTATTGGATGGCGATATTGAAGAGGGATTACTTCAGCAGCCCGTCGACAATTATCTCCTTCTATGCTGCTTCCCTGTTACTTGTTCTCACTATTGTGCAAACTGTATTTTCTGTTGCCTCATACTACAAAGATCAGGGCGGATCGCGTCGCGGGGGGTAG
- the LOC127811350 gene encoding UPF0481 protein At3g47200-like isoform X2, which yields MDKTTKENKQTIQKSSVEEQTNDEKTIPEWITTKNKIDDNSTDIVNKVLLRILEKAKKYYDDDSFRILLRRLHVNDMSMGNYEPMVVRIGLNKWDTAEADVMESHKLRYTYNFFERTDINLEQFLRANFSAIIVSIMESKLTNNRSNLDDDVLMEMLILDGCFIIELFLKNNDSKKKHSDVLFSSKLLLMALCRDLLLLDNQLPFLVLQILFEKSGLMEKLGQHDGYHPDLIELAFKFLKRILPTKKLDKTLVSDTPTDLQSVVYEGLSWLRLEANNNSNSNNDHDEEDRDDKWDLVKSATELHEFGVEFKMVDTENFIDIKFTKEGVLEIPRILIRYGTAYSINMLLQVENNFFYNINNLDEQKWLSDYLWFMNSLVKSPSDVQLLCHEKIIDNLSELPDDAAIHKFLKDLYASLMISPANFNYIQVCKDLNSHCKRRQNYWMAILKRDYFSSPSTIISFYAASLLLVLTIVQTVFSVASYYKDQGGSRRGG from the exons ATGGACAAGACTACGAAAGAGAATAAACAAACAATTCAGAAGAGTTCTGTGGAGGAGCAAACAAATGATGAG AAAACAATTCCAGAATGGATCacaactaaaaacaaaatcGATGATAATAGCACT GACATCGTGAATAAGGTGTTGCTCCGTATTCTGGAAAAGGCGAAAAAATACTATGATGATGATTCCTTTCGGATACTTTTGAGGAGACTACATGTCAATGATATGTCTATGGGTAATTATGAACCAATGGTGGTCAGAATTGGTCTAAATAAGTGGGACACAGCCGAGGCAGACGTAATGGAGTCCCATAAACTCCGATAcacgtataatttttttgagcGTACAGATATTAATTTGGAGCAATTCCTAAGGGCCAATTTCTCCGCTATCATTGTTTCAATAATGGAGTCTAAGTTAACCAACAATCGGAGTAACCTTGATGATGATGTGTTGATGGAAATGCTCATTCTTGATGGTTGCTTCATCATCGagttgtttttgaaaaacaatgACTCAAAGAAAAAACACTCTGATGTACTTTTTTCGTCAAAATTGCTTCTGATGGCCTTATGTCGAGACTTGCTTTTATTGGACAACCAACTACCCTTCCTGGTCCTCCAAATCTTGTTCGAAAAAAGTGGGCTTATGGAGAAATTGGGTCAACATGATGGCTACCACCCCGACCTCATCGAATTGGCCTTCAAGTTTCTAAAGCGTATTCTTCCAACCAAAAAACTAGACAAAACACTTGTCAGCGATACCCCTACCGATCTCCAAAGCGTAGTATATGAGGGTTTGAGTTGGTTGAGACTCGAAGctaataataattctaattccAACAATGACCATGATGAGGAAGATAGGGATGATAAATGGGACTTGGTGAAATCCGCAACTGAGCTTCATGAGTTTGGAGTTGAGTTCAAAATGGTGGATACAGAAAATTTCATCGACATAAAGTTTACGAAAGAGGGAGTATTGGAAATCCCACGCATACTCATCCGATATGGCACAGCATATTCCATCAACATGCTACTCCAGGTggagaataattttttctacaatattaataatttggaTGAGCAAAAGTGGCTTAGCGACTACCTATGGTTCATGAACAGCTTGGTGAAATCCCCTAGTGATGTTCAATTACTTTGCCATGAAAAGATCATTGACAACCTATCGGAGCTACCTGATGATGCCGCCATTCAcaagtttttgaaagatttatACGCGTCTCTGATGATCTCTCCTGCTAACTTCAACTACATCCAAGTTTGCAAGGATCTGAATTCGCATTGCAAACGTCGACAAAACTATTGGATGGCGATATTGAAGAGGGATTACTTCAGCAGCCCGTCGACAATTATCTCCTTCTATGCTGCTTCCCTGTTACTTGTTCTCACTATTGTGCAAACTGTATTTTCTGTTGCCTCATACTACAAAGATCAGGGCGGATCGCGTCGCGGGGGGTAG
- the LOC127811349 gene encoding uncharacterized protein LOC127811349 isoform X1, which translates to MASEVPGTSGQQFKNHTGKVVPIDEFFVDKGVHNVSIQTGEEFSLEFLRDRVSPRLEPYPDVDQQQLPRVGSNFFQNNQLLYEDLTSPIGIRRQDPESQTDLLDFVPGKLYASELEQKAYSDIMSNYHRDYSASGQQPAKILDEMNYNQAGAAPTGLPLHGSGSPQLHQPSGHRSGSSNGHFAAKVKFLCSFGGRILPRPGDGKLRYVGGETRIISIRKNLTFNELLKKTSAICTQPHTIKYQLPGEDLDALISVSSDEDLGHMIEEYHDLGRGSQRLRLFLVSLADAESQCSFEATVQQRDADYQYVVAVNGMLDPGHRRSSSGQSPSSQASQWGNTLDCSPTFLIDPPTFFHPLEGNRGISPTFSLTLSSPSTQFRSTLPTANISCNQSPPLSPLPGQHRDPTNTHLQLYDDGAFPEAHERKGPYVMDQTSYGNSYCLDATDHFHNQTLEPLKAVNYDQPNKHLIETNQTREVHFHSHKPGKDFTPPPLCGQGDMGHKNMGLQFKFITADYPTDLYPGPQKPLSHAFSDSQLQREEKSISHLERGNIPGYPLNFKMEKSPSFAMSSTSQECQSAKNENKEQDQYKLERMDKQDAFLGFDSNHFDENGNPQWHANVAEQHIINCYQNSTPQQELLVSENTSQKTTEDQQDFLTWMITSGRCSDGFPGIQTVPFQGMNGKEVILGSPTFIPEIAQDSSGSSVNLHENDPPVDLFLWNSGTVASLGRAIHLLEEETLKHQDSSVPTLGPEGHSYAELKFGDATFIQSKISDNHLQNSASKSAAIIEDVTNNMPSDIPSSSAVPHVKEETSDKISSHREKEIESSAPESDFKNVKDEGEEKNESVSDAAKGESISDATIAEMEAGIYGLQIIKNADLEELLELGSGTYGTVYHGKWRGTDVAIKRIKKSCFAGRSSEQEQLTKDFWREAQILSNLHHPNVVAFYGVVPDGPGGTLATVTEFMANGSLRHVLVKKKRKALDWRKKLIVAMDASFGMEYLHLKNIIHFDLKCDNLLVNLGDSQRPICKVGDFGLSRIKRNTLVSGGVRGTLPWMAPELLNGSSIRVSEKVDVFSFGITMWEILTGEEPYEDMHCGAIIGGIVSNALRPPVSESCNPEWRKLMEECWSPDPAARPSFTEITNRLRDMSMALQTKRHNQGTR; encoded by the exons ATGGCAAGTGAAGTTCCTGGTACTTCAGGCCAACAGTTCAAAAATCATACAGGCAAGGTGGTGCCAATTGATGAATTTTTTGTCGATAAAGGTGTACATAATGTTTCCATACAGACTGGTGAGGAATTTTCGTTGGAGTTCCTAAGGGATCGTGTTTCGCCAAGATTGGAACCATATCCTGATGTGGATCAGCAACAGCTTCCAAGAGTTGGATCTAACTTTTTTCAGAATAATCAACTGCTGTATGAGGATCTTACTAGTCCTATTGGGATAAGAAGGCAAGATCCAGAGAGTCAGACAGATCTTTTAGATTTTGTTCCTGGGAAATTATATGCATCTGAACTAGAGCAGAAGGCTTATTCAGATATCATGAGCAATTATCACAGGGATTACAGTGCCAGTGGCCAACAGCCAGCCAAGATTTTGgatgaaatgaattataatcAAGCAGGTGCTGCTCCAACTGGCCTACCCCTTCATGGGTCAGGCTCTCCTCAGTTACATCAGCCATCTGGCCATAGGTCAGGATCATCAAACGGCCATTTTGCTGCCAAGGTGAAATTTCTATGCAGCTTCGGAGGAAGAATATTACCTAGGCCAGGTGATGGGAAACTCAGATATGTTGGAGGGGAGACACGGATTATATCAATCAGGAAAAATCTGACTTTTAATGAACTATTGAAGAAAACTTCTGCAATTTGCACTCAACCTCACACCATCAAGTACCAGCTTCCCGGTGAAGATCTTGATGCACTTATATCTGTTTCTTCTGATGAAGATCTTGGTCATATGATAGAGGAGTATCATGATTTAGGGAGAGGTTCTCAAAGATTACGGTTATTTCTTGTATCTTTGGCTGATGCTGAAAGCCAATGCTCTTTTGAGGCTACTGTGCAACAGAGAGATGCTGATTACCAATATGTTGTAGCAGTTAATGGAATGCTGGACCCAGGTCACCGGAGGAGCTCTAGTGGGCAGAGTCCGTCAAGTCAAGCAAGCCAGTGGGGAAATACCTTAGATTGCAGTCCAACTTTCCTCATTGATCCCCCCACTTTCTTTCATCCATTGGAGGGTAATAGAGGCATCTCGCCAACTTTTTCATTGACTCTCTCAAGCCCTTCCACTCAGTTCCGTAGTACACTCCCCACAGCAAACATATCATGCAATCAATCTCCTCCTTTATCTCCTCTGCCAGGTCAGCATAGAGATCCTACAAATACCCACTTGCAGCTATATGATGATGGTGCATTCCCTGAAGCCCATGAAAGAAAAGGTCCTTATGTTATGGACCAGACATCATATGGAAATTCCTATTGTCTTGATGCAACTGACCATTTTCATAATCAAACTCTTGAACCTTTGAAGGCAGTGAACTATGATCAGCCTAAtaaacatttgattgaaacCAACCAGACTCGTGAAGTACATTTTCATAGTCACAAACCCGGTAAAGATTTTACCCCTCCTCCACTCTGTGGTCAAGGTGATATGGGCCATAAGAATATGGGCTTGCAGTTTAAGTTCATCACTGCTGATTATCCAACAGATCTGTATCCTGGACCTCAGAAGCCACTGTCTCATGCCTTCTCTGACTCACAATTGCAGCGTGAAGAGAAGTCCATTTCCCACTTGGAACGTGGGAACATCCCAGGATACccattgaatttcaaaatgGAAAAATCACCTTCCTTTGCTATGTCCAGTACATCTCAAGAATGCCAATCTGCTAAAAATGAGAATAAGGAGCAGGATCAATATAAGTTGGAAAGGATGGACAAGCAAGACGCTTTTTTGGGTTTTGACAGTAATCATTTTGATGAAAATGGGAATCCCCAGTGGCATGCTAATGTGGCTGAACAACACATCATTAACTGCTATCAAAATTCCACACCACAGCAAGAGTTATTAGTCTCTGAGAACACCAGCCAGAAAACTACAGAGGATCAGCAGGATTTTTTGACGTGGATGATAACTAGTGGAAGATGTTCTGATGGATTTCCTGGAATACAAACTGTTCCATTTCAGGGCATGAATGGAAAAGAAGTCATTCTTGGAAGCCCTACATTTATACCTGAGATTGCACAAGATTCATCTGGTTCAAGTGTAAACTTACATGAGAATGACCCTCCTGTCGACCTTTTCCTTTGGAATTCAGGAACGGTTGCTAGTTTAGGTAGAGCAATTCATCTCCTTGAGGAGGAGACACTGAAACATCAGGATAGTAGTGTTCCAACACTAGGCCCTGAGGGACACTCTTATGCAGAATTAAAATTTGGAGATGCCACCTTTATCCAATCAAAGATCTCAGATAACCACCTTCAGAATAGTGCATCAAAATCAGCAGCTATTATTGAAGATGTAACTAACAATATGCCTAGTGATATCCCATCATCCTCGGCAGTTCCACATGTAAAAGAGGAAACCAGTGATAAAATTTCATCTCATAgggaaaaagaaattgagagTTCTGCCCCAGAATCTGATTTCAAG AATGTTAAAGATGAAGGTGAAGAAAAGAATGAATCTGTGAGTGATGCTGCAAAGGGGGAATCTATAAGTGATGCAACAATCGCTGAAATGGAAGCAGGCATCTACGGTTTGCAg ATCATAAAGAATGCTGATCTTGAAGAGCTATTGGAGTTGGGATCTGGTACATATGGAACAGTTTATCATGGAAAGTGGAGGGGAACCGATGTTGCaatcaagagaataaaaaagagCTGTTTTGCTGGAAGATCATCAGAGCAAGAACAGTTG ACGAAAGACTTTTGGAGGGAGGCTCAAATCCTATCAAATCTTCATCATCCAAATGTAGTGGCATTTTATGGGGTAGTTCCAGATGGGCCAGGAGGAACATTGGCAACTGTTACTGAATTCATGGCCAATGGATCGCTACGACACGTCCTAGTGAAAAAGAAACG CAAAGCGCTAGATTGGCGTAAAAAGCTTATAGTTGCAATGGATGCATCTTTTGGCATGGAGTACTTGCATCTGAAAAACATCATTCATTTTGACCTGAAATGTGACAATTTGCTTGTCAATCTGGGAGATTCACAGCGACCGATATGCAAG GTTGGAGATTTCGGCTTATCAAGAATCAAACGCAATACGCTTGTGTCCGGTGGTGTACGAGGAACACTTCCATGGATGGCACCAGAGCTACTTAATGGAAGTAGCATTCGGGTTTCTGAGAAG GTTGATGTGTTCTCTTTTGGCATCACAATGTGGGAGATCTTGACTGGGGAGGAACCCTATGAAGACATGCATTGTGGTGCTATCATTG GTGGAATTGTGAGTAATGCGCTGCGGCCCCCAGTGTCAGAAAGCTGCAATCCAGAGTGGAGAAAGCTGATGGAAGAATGTTGGTCGCCTGACCCAGCAGCCAGGCCATCATTCACAGAGATAACAAACAGGCTTCGTGACATGTCTATGGCGCTCCAGACAAAGCGGCATAATCAGGGAACCAGATGA
- the LOC127811349 gene encoding uncharacterized protein LOC127811349 isoform X2, which produces MASEVPGTSGQQFKNHTGKVVPIDEFFVDKGVHNVSIQTGEEFSLEFLRDRVSPRLEPYPDVDQQQLPRVGSNFFQNNQLLYEDLTSPIGIRRQDPESQTDLLDFVPGKLYASELEQKAYSDIMSNYHRDYSASGQQPAKILDEMNYNQAGAAPTGLPLHGSGSPQLHQPSGHRSGSSNGHFAAKVKFLCSFGGRILPRPGDGKLRYVGGETRIISIRKNLTFNELLKKTSAICTQPHTIKYQLPGEDLDALISVSSDEDLGHMIEEYHDLGRGSQRLRLFLVSLADAESQCSFEATVQQRDADYQYVVAVNGMLDPGHRRSSSGQSPSSQASQWGNTLDCSPTFLIDPPTFFHPLEGNRGISPTFSLTLSSPSTQFRSTLPTANISCNQSPPLSPLPGQHRDPTNTHLQLYDDGAFPEAHERKGPYVMDQTSYGNSYCLDATDHFHNQTLEPLKAVNYDQPNKHLIETNQTREVHFHSHKPGKDFTPPPLCGQGDMGHKNMGLQFKFITADYPTDLYPGPQKPLSHAFSDSQLQREEKSISHLERGNIPGYPLNFKMEKSPSFAMSSTSQECQSAKNENKEQDQYKLERMDKQDAFLGFDSNHFDENGNPQWHANVAEQHIINCYQNSTPQQELLVSENTSQKTTEDQQDFLTWMITSGRCSDGFPGIQTVPFQGMNGKEVILGSPTFIPEIAQDSSGSSVNLHENDPPVDLFLWNSGTVASLGRAIHLLEEETLKHQDSSVPTLGPEGHSYAELKFGDATFIQSKISDNHLQNSASKSAAIIEDVTNNMPSDIPSSSAVPHVKEETSDKISSHREKEIESSAPESDFKNVKDEGEEKNESVSDAAKGESISDATIAEMEAGIYGLQIIKNADLEELLELGSGTYGTVYHGKWRGTDVAIKRIKKSCFAGRSSEQEQLTKDFWREAQILSNLHHPNVVAFYGVVPDGPGGTLATVTEFMANGSLRHVLVKKKRKALDWRKKLIVAMDASFGMEYLHLKNIIHFDLKCDNLLVNLGDSQRPICK; this is translated from the exons ATGGCAAGTGAAGTTCCTGGTACTTCAGGCCAACAGTTCAAAAATCATACAGGCAAGGTGGTGCCAATTGATGAATTTTTTGTCGATAAAGGTGTACATAATGTTTCCATACAGACTGGTGAGGAATTTTCGTTGGAGTTCCTAAGGGATCGTGTTTCGCCAAGATTGGAACCATATCCTGATGTGGATCAGCAACAGCTTCCAAGAGTTGGATCTAACTTTTTTCAGAATAATCAACTGCTGTATGAGGATCTTACTAGTCCTATTGGGATAAGAAGGCAAGATCCAGAGAGTCAGACAGATCTTTTAGATTTTGTTCCTGGGAAATTATATGCATCTGAACTAGAGCAGAAGGCTTATTCAGATATCATGAGCAATTATCACAGGGATTACAGTGCCAGTGGCCAACAGCCAGCCAAGATTTTGgatgaaatgaattataatcAAGCAGGTGCTGCTCCAACTGGCCTACCCCTTCATGGGTCAGGCTCTCCTCAGTTACATCAGCCATCTGGCCATAGGTCAGGATCATCAAACGGCCATTTTGCTGCCAAGGTGAAATTTCTATGCAGCTTCGGAGGAAGAATATTACCTAGGCCAGGTGATGGGAAACTCAGATATGTTGGAGGGGAGACACGGATTATATCAATCAGGAAAAATCTGACTTTTAATGAACTATTGAAGAAAACTTCTGCAATTTGCACTCAACCTCACACCATCAAGTACCAGCTTCCCGGTGAAGATCTTGATGCACTTATATCTGTTTCTTCTGATGAAGATCTTGGTCATATGATAGAGGAGTATCATGATTTAGGGAGAGGTTCTCAAAGATTACGGTTATTTCTTGTATCTTTGGCTGATGCTGAAAGCCAATGCTCTTTTGAGGCTACTGTGCAACAGAGAGATGCTGATTACCAATATGTTGTAGCAGTTAATGGAATGCTGGACCCAGGTCACCGGAGGAGCTCTAGTGGGCAGAGTCCGTCAAGTCAAGCAAGCCAGTGGGGAAATACCTTAGATTGCAGTCCAACTTTCCTCATTGATCCCCCCACTTTCTTTCATCCATTGGAGGGTAATAGAGGCATCTCGCCAACTTTTTCATTGACTCTCTCAAGCCCTTCCACTCAGTTCCGTAGTACACTCCCCACAGCAAACATATCATGCAATCAATCTCCTCCTTTATCTCCTCTGCCAGGTCAGCATAGAGATCCTACAAATACCCACTTGCAGCTATATGATGATGGTGCATTCCCTGAAGCCCATGAAAGAAAAGGTCCTTATGTTATGGACCAGACATCATATGGAAATTCCTATTGTCTTGATGCAACTGACCATTTTCATAATCAAACTCTTGAACCTTTGAAGGCAGTGAACTATGATCAGCCTAAtaaacatttgattgaaacCAACCAGACTCGTGAAGTACATTTTCATAGTCACAAACCCGGTAAAGATTTTACCCCTCCTCCACTCTGTGGTCAAGGTGATATGGGCCATAAGAATATGGGCTTGCAGTTTAAGTTCATCACTGCTGATTATCCAACAGATCTGTATCCTGGACCTCAGAAGCCACTGTCTCATGCCTTCTCTGACTCACAATTGCAGCGTGAAGAGAAGTCCATTTCCCACTTGGAACGTGGGAACATCCCAGGATACccattgaatttcaaaatgGAAAAATCACCTTCCTTTGCTATGTCCAGTACATCTCAAGAATGCCAATCTGCTAAAAATGAGAATAAGGAGCAGGATCAATATAAGTTGGAAAGGATGGACAAGCAAGACGCTTTTTTGGGTTTTGACAGTAATCATTTTGATGAAAATGGGAATCCCCAGTGGCATGCTAATGTGGCTGAACAACACATCATTAACTGCTATCAAAATTCCACACCACAGCAAGAGTTATTAGTCTCTGAGAACACCAGCCAGAAAACTACAGAGGATCAGCAGGATTTTTTGACGTGGATGATAACTAGTGGAAGATGTTCTGATGGATTTCCTGGAATACAAACTGTTCCATTTCAGGGCATGAATGGAAAAGAAGTCATTCTTGGAAGCCCTACATTTATACCTGAGATTGCACAAGATTCATCTGGTTCAAGTGTAAACTTACATGAGAATGACCCTCCTGTCGACCTTTTCCTTTGGAATTCAGGAACGGTTGCTAGTTTAGGTAGAGCAATTCATCTCCTTGAGGAGGAGACACTGAAACATCAGGATAGTAGTGTTCCAACACTAGGCCCTGAGGGACACTCTTATGCAGAATTAAAATTTGGAGATGCCACCTTTATCCAATCAAAGATCTCAGATAACCACCTTCAGAATAGTGCATCAAAATCAGCAGCTATTATTGAAGATGTAACTAACAATATGCCTAGTGATATCCCATCATCCTCGGCAGTTCCACATGTAAAAGAGGAAACCAGTGATAAAATTTCATCTCATAgggaaaaagaaattgagagTTCTGCCCCAGAATCTGATTTCAAG AATGTTAAAGATGAAGGTGAAGAAAAGAATGAATCTGTGAGTGATGCTGCAAAGGGGGAATCTATAAGTGATGCAACAATCGCTGAAATGGAAGCAGGCATCTACGGTTTGCAg ATCATAAAGAATGCTGATCTTGAAGAGCTATTGGAGTTGGGATCTGGTACATATGGAACAGTTTATCATGGAAAGTGGAGGGGAACCGATGTTGCaatcaagagaataaaaaagagCTGTTTTGCTGGAAGATCATCAGAGCAAGAACAGTTG ACGAAAGACTTTTGGAGGGAGGCTCAAATCCTATCAAATCTTCATCATCCAAATGTAGTGGCATTTTATGGGGTAGTTCCAGATGGGCCAGGAGGAACATTGGCAACTGTTACTGAATTCATGGCCAATGGATCGCTACGACACGTCCTAGTGAAAAAGAAACG CAAAGCGCTAGATTGGCGTAAAAAGCTTATAGTTGCAATGGATGCATCTTTTGGCATGGAGTACTTGCATCTGAAAAACATCATTCATTTTGACCTGAAATGTGACAATTTGCTTGTCAATCTGGGAGATTCACAGCGACCGATATGCAAG TAA